DNA sequence from the Sediminibacillus dalangtanensis genome:
CCTGGTAATTTTCGTGACAAACAATCTTTGTGAACAACATGAAATGGAGTAAACAGCGTTCGTTCCTTTCCAAGGAATGGACGAACGGAATAAAAATTTCATTTATGCAGAAAGTACCTCTGAATCAACCAATGGAGGTATATTTTTATGAAAAGAAGCATCTGTGGTTTTTCTTTTTTGATGGGTTTGTCTTTCCTCTTATCTTCCTTGCCTGTTGAGGTTATTTCTGCACAAGACCAGGATACCTTTAAGGAACAGATAGAAAACTTCGGCAAAAAAAAGACGAACAAAATGCCCGTTAATTATACATTAAGCGAGGCCAAAAGAAATGGAGACATCACACCTGGTAATATGACCGAGAAGCAGAAAAAAAGAATTCTCGAATTTAAAGAAAATGTGAAGAATAAAAAAACCGATTTTATCCGCTTTTCTTCATTTAGTAAAGGGGGAATTGCACCGATCATTAAAGAATATCAATTTAACGGGGAAATCATATATTACCGGTATGATAGCACCAGGTCCGTCAATTCTTCCCAAAAAGTTGTGGAAGATTACTGTAAAAAAATCGAGTACTTAGACAAGCCTTTCAAATCAACTTTCCTGACAAATTGCTTTTATAATGAATCTATTGAGTTTTAACCACATCTTTCAATTCGAAAATTTATTGATGGAGTGACATTTTTCGAAAAAAGCCCTATCTTTTTGACTCTTGAAGAGAGAAATCTATGCCATAACATAATCGAAGATAACGCCGACAAACACAATACTCAATCCAACTGCAAAAGGAACCCTTTTCTCATTCACTTTCGTTTGTTCAAAGACAGCAAAAATAAGCGCCATCATCCCTATAAAAAGGATGCTTCGAGTAAATAGGAAGTATTCATGGGAAATAATTCGGGAAACTTTTGAATGAAACCCGACATGATTCCGAAACTGCCGATAAATATAGGAATTCTTAATTTCCAGTACATGACGCCAACCAACTTTCCGAGAGCAATTTTTTTACAACACTATCTCCATTGCTTCCTAGTGCACGATCCCTCTCAAGTATAACATAATTTTCCAAAACCAAATTAAAAAACAGGAATACGAAAATCGCATTCCTGTTTTTCCTCAATCTATATTATTACACAACTGCCAAACTTCTGTCCGGTTCTCCACTGTCTGTACTGATTTTGACCGACTGGCCGCTTTGTAATGCCACATCCTGGTCAAAATGCCGGAAGGTCAGCGCTTCTCCGGATTTCAACCAATAGGAAATCCCGTCTTTTTCCATGGTAACCGACAGCAGCCTGTTTTGGAATTGCAAATTGAAAGACGCAGTCTCCCACTTTTCTGGAATGACCGGTGAAAAGGACAACCCGGTTTCTTTCAATCGCAGGCCGGCAAAACCATAGACAATCGCCATCCATGTCCCGCCCATGTTGGCCATATGCAATCCATCCTTTGTATTGCCATGCGTATTATCCAGATCAAGGCGCGCCGTTTTCATGAAATAATCATACGCCTTTTGCTGGTAGCCAAGCTTGGATGCCATGATGCTGAATATACAGTAAGACAAGGATGAGTCGTGGGTGGTTACCTGTTCATAATAATCGTACGACTTTTGAATGGTTTCCAGGCTTTGCTCATCCTCCAGCAGAAAATGGCCAAGCACCGTATCTGCCTGCTTGCATACTTGATAACGATACAGGGTCAATGGATGATAGTTCAGCAGTAAAGGAAATTTCTCCTTCGGCGTGCCCGGTAAATCCCAGCGCCGCTTCTGCAAAAAGGTATCATCCTGCGCATTGATGCCCAACTTTTCGTCGTACGGCAAATACATGTTTTCGCCTGCCAATGACCACTCGTTTACTTCTTGTTCATTGAGGGACAAAGCATCCTTTAATTCACCAAGCAGGACACTGTCCACCTCTTCCAACAGCTTATATACCTTCACTGCCCAGGTAAGATTGTGCTTAGCCATGACATTGGTATAATAATTGTTGTTGACGATACACGTATATTCATCCGGCCCGGTAACATTGTCGATACGGAACTGTCCTTCATACATATGGCCGGTCTCCATCCACAGCCGTGCTGTTTCGAACAGTACCTCCGCCATATACTCCTTCAGAAAGTCGACATCTGTCGTAGCCAGAAAGTATTGAATATAGCTATAAGCAATATCAGCACTTATATGATACTGTGCTGTACCAGCCGGGAAAAAGGCGGAAGATTCGGTACCGGTGATTGTCCGCCACGGAAATAAAGCTCCCTGGCTGTGTCCCATTTCTTTGGCACGCTGCCTGGCACTGTCCAACGTAGAATAGCGCTGGATGAGCAAGTTTTTAGCCAAGTCAGGATTGGTCATCAAAAAGACCGGGAACATGTAGATTTCCGTATCCCAGAAGTAGTGCCCTTCATATCCTTCACCGGAAAGTCCTTTCGCCGCAATGTTGCTGACCGGGTCCTTCCCTACCGACTGGAGCAGCTGAAATAGATTAAAACGAATGCCTTCCTGCAGCTCTTCATCCCCTGCGATCGTTACGTCGGAGTTGCGCCAAAAGTTATCCAGGTATGCAGTTTGTTCGACAAGGAAATCTTCAAAAACGGCACCTTTTATTTTCGAAAGGAGGTCGATTCCTGTCTCAACTAGTTTTTCCTTATGCCGTAACGTGTCAGTGTAAATGTTGAACTTGGTGAATCGGATTGGACCGCTTCCGTTACAACTATACGTTTCTTCCACCTTATTCTCATATATTTGGCTAATATATTGGTAACCAGCCGCTGCTTCTACCACCGTCTCCGTTACACAGGAAACCTCCAGCTTCGTCACCATTGTTTCGCTGCGGACAATGCTGTATGTGTCTTGCTGGCCAACTTCTTTGATAAGTGTGCGTTTTGCATGGCCTGAAGCAATCCGCGGGTCCTCTTCATCTGTATAATTGGAGACGTCGCCATTAAGCGAAGAAACAATCTTAATCTCTTTGATTTCGCTGACTGGTTCTACTTTTATATCCATCAAGAATAATTCTTTCAGGGCAAAAGAAATCAATCGCCGGAAATGAAAATTCACTTCTTTTCCTTCTGGAGAAACCCAATGAATGATCCGCTCGGAAAAACCTTCATCAAAATGGAGATGCTGCTCATATCCGAGTATCTTCCCGGTAAACAAAGAAAACGGCTCGCCATCTATTTCGATTCTAACGTCCTGCGCATCGATGATATTGACCAGCTTTTGTTGAGAATCCGGAAAAGCATGTAATTTCTCTCCATAGCTGATTTCCGTTTCATCATGAAATGCATTTATATAAGTGCCGCGAATGGAACGAATGTCTTCCCGATAGCCTTCCTCGAAGTTCCCTCTTACTCCCACGTAACCATTTCCAAGGGCAAACAGACTCTCATTCAACAACAAATTGTTTTCATCTAATGAACTTCTGGAAATTTTCCAAGTCATCGTATCAAACTCCCCTGCTTACAGATTGCCATAGCCGGATCAACAGTTATGTTTAAGCAATAAATGCTATCTATTAATAATTTATGGGGTTTTTACAAGATTGGCCCCTCGTATATAACAATTACCAGGGCTTTTTCCAGAGTGATTGTTGCTTTAATACCCTCCAGCCACAAGATTTTAAAATCATAGAAAGCAGATGATAAGCGGAGGAAATACCAGTGCAATCTAATCACTCATTTTATATAGTAAAAAAGCCTTTGTTAAAAAGAATGCCATAGAGTCAGAGTTACAATTTACACGGAAGGGTTATTATACTCCACTGTTCCGGTGGATGACAATACCAATCCCGAAATTTAATGGACATATTTTTACGATCTGACAGTTTCTGCCCAAATCCCTTTATTACCAATCAATGATAACGCATTCATAGATAGCATATGAGGGGAAGTCTGGAAGTCATTCATCTGCTTCATTCATCTGCTTCATTCATCTGCTTCTTCTATAGACTGAAAATAAACGGGCCACATCCAAGGTTTCCCCTGTTCCTGGCAAGCTGAGCCATTGGCAACAAGATAATATTTTGTTACAATGCTGTCTTGTGGCTCCCTGTTTTCTAACAGGACGAGCGGGTAGGGAGAGGGCTAATTTAATAGGATAGACCGCCATGAAACATAATTGGTTTAAGCGACTCTTTGAGCTTGAGCAGAATGAGACGACGGTAAAACGGGAAGTGATGGCGGGATTGATCGGCTTTTTTGCGATTGTCTATATCATTGCCGTCAATTCCCTCATCTTATCGGAGGCGGGAATACCGCTGGAAGCAGCCATTTTAGCAACAATCGCCGCTTCTGTCGCCGGCTGTTTCATCATGGGTTTTTATGCGAACGTGCCGATTTTGCTTGTGCCTGGAATGGGAATCAACGCCTTGTTTTCCTATACCATCGTTCAATCGATGGGCGTCACCTGGCAGGAAGCATTGGCCGTCGTATTTATTTCCGGCTTGTTGTTCATGTTCATTGCATTCACCAGGTTTGCGAAAACGTTAAGTGAAGCGATTCCCCAGTCGTTAAAAGAGGCAATCACAGTCGGACTCGGATTGTTTTTGATGCTGATCGGACTGGAAAAAGGCGGGTTGGTCGAAAAAGGAACGAATTCGATTATCATGCTAGGCGAACTGGGTGATCCCCAGGTACTTGCCACGATTTTGACCTTTTTGATCGCCATCATCCTGTTCATACGAAATGTTCCGGGTAACTTCTTAATTACGGTGGTTGCCGGCACATTAATTGCATGGATGTTTGGTCTCATCAACGTGCATGCAGCAGGAGAAACATCTTTTTCATTCGGGGAATATATGGATGTTTTCGGGGCAATGTCCTTTGCAAACATCTTATCGTTAACCTTCTGGATTGCCGTGTTTTTGATCACCATGGTGCTTGTGTTTGAAAATATCGGACTCACCCATGGACATGTGAACTTTATTAACCGACCGGAAAAGTTTGCCCGCGCGTTTCAAGCAAACGCTGTTTCCGCAGCACTGTCCGGATTGTTCGGCACCAGTCCCACTGTCGCAACCGTGGAAACAGCTGCAGGGATGGCGGCTGGCGGGAGAACCGGTCTGACCACCGTAACAACAGGGACGCTGTTTTTACTGTCGGCATTTTTCATTCCGGTCATCAAGCTCATTCCCGACAGCGCAATCGCCCCGATTTTGATGATTATCGGAGGATTGATGCTGGAAAATATCCGTCACTTGAACTTGGAAGACTTAAGCGAGAGCTTCCCGGCCTTTTTCATCATCGCCATGATTCCATTCACATACAGTATTGCGGATGGAATCGCGGTCGGCTTCATCCTTTATCCGATTTTGAAAATCGCCATCGGAAAAGCGAAGGAAGTCTCCCTGGCCTTGTATGTCATCGCCGGCTTGTTTTTGTTTAACTTTGTCTTTCATGTAATGAGTTGATGGAGACTGGATAGATAAGATGAAATCAATCCTCCTTCGGTTGGAAAGGTGAAACCTCCCATCCGAAGGGGGATTTTTATTAGACCGGGGTGGCTAATGGCTATCGTTAAGTGCTCCTATTTATTTCGGTAGTACTTTTTAAAAGCGCCGACCAGTAACATAGCTACTCCAACATAGTTGATAACAAGGCCGAAAACAATATACCTATATTCAGTCGTAAATAAACCGATGAGCGACACACACAAACTTATCAAAAACAAAACCGCACTTATGATAAAAAACTTCATCCCAGATCCCCTTTCTAGACCTTTAAACCCTTTTGCAGACAAGGCGGATACACTCCATAGGACACGGCTTCTACTTTTCGTTTGAGAACTTTCTTTTTCGAAAAACAAAGCCCAACAGTAATAAGAAGATAGGGATAAAACTAATTAGCCTCCATCCGTTTTCCGCTCCATAAAAATAATAAGCTATTGGGATAGAGGAAATGAAGCTGATAAACAATGCCACCGAGGATTTTTTTAAAATGCCAAAAAGGAAAGTGACAATAGAAACCACTAAAGACGCTTGCCATAGAAGCAT
Encoded proteins:
- a CDS encoding NCS2 family permease — protein: MKHNWFKRLFELEQNETTVKREVMAGLIGFFAIVYIIAVNSLILSEAGIPLEAAILATIAASVAGCFIMGFYANVPILLVPGMGINALFSYTIVQSMGVTWQEALAVVFISGLLFMFIAFTRFAKTLSEAIPQSLKEAITVGLGLFLMLIGLEKGGLVEKGTNSIIMLGELGDPQVLATILTFLIAIILFIRNVPGNFLITVVAGTLIAWMFGLINVHAAGETSFSFGEYMDVFGAMSFANILSLTFWIAVFLITMVLVFENIGLTHGHVNFINRPEKFARAFQANAVSAALSGLFGTSPTVATVETAAGMAAGGRTGLTTVTTGTLFLLSAFFIPVIKLIPDSAIAPILMIIGGLMLENIRHLNLEDLSESFPAFFIIAMIPFTYSIADGIAVGFILYPILKIAIGKAKEVSLALYVIAGLFLFNFVFHVMS
- a CDS encoding glycoside hydrolase family 65 protein, translated to MTWKISRSSLDENNLLLNESLFALGNGYVGVRGNFEEGYREDIRSIRGTYINAFHDETEISYGEKLHAFPDSQQKLVNIIDAQDVRIEIDGEPFSLFTGKILGYEQHLHFDEGFSERIIHWVSPEGKEVNFHFRRLISFALKELFLMDIKVEPVSEIKEIKIVSSLNGDVSNYTDEEDPRIASGHAKRTLIKEVGQQDTYSIVRSETMVTKLEVSCVTETVVEAAAGYQYISQIYENKVEETYSCNGSGPIRFTKFNIYTDTLRHKEKLVETGIDLLSKIKGAVFEDFLVEQTAYLDNFWRNSDVTIAGDEELQEGIRFNLFQLLQSVGKDPVSNIAAKGLSGEGYEGHYFWDTEIYMFPVFLMTNPDLAKNLLIQRYSTLDSARQRAKEMGHSQGALFPWRTITGTESSAFFPAGTAQYHISADIAYSYIQYFLATTDVDFLKEYMAEVLFETARLWMETGHMYEGQFRIDNVTGPDEYTCIVNNNYYTNVMAKHNLTWAVKVYKLLEEVDSVLLGELKDALSLNEQEVNEWSLAGENMYLPYDEKLGINAQDDTFLQKRRWDLPGTPKEKFPLLLNYHPLTLYRYQVCKQADTVLGHFLLEDEQSLETIQKSYDYYEQVTTHDSSLSYCIFSIMASKLGYQQKAYDYFMKTARLDLDNTHGNTKDGLHMANMGGTWMAIVYGFAGLRLKETGLSFSPVIPEKWETASFNLQFQNRLLSVTMEKDGISYWLKSGEALTFRHFDQDVALQSGQSVKISTDSGEPDRSLAVV